The Hydra vulgaris chromosome 11, alternate assembly HydraT2T_AEP genome contains a region encoding:
- the LOC136086780 gene encoding uncharacterized protein LOC136086780: MLFRQKILHLVKNVFIPDNSFNFPQGKNNRKFSIKWLETFSWLCYSKKLNGGFCLPCVLFGDDFPTKNYKVSVLFKEPLKNFNDAFPALKRHCDPNINGLHSQTQSLFNDVMRQAAGDTKPIYDIIDQNTLAEISENKKKLGPIIDTIILCGRHRLALRGHNDDSQNHSEVGQYSTSCNVGNFMEILNYRVRGGDTELENHLKNHKKNASYLSKTMQNEIIFCCGEIISDKIVSNIKTAKFFSILSDEAIDVSNKSQMSLVLRYVDSGNNIVEDFVKFIHNDNGLDGESLSVNILDTIEAKVMMVLEL, from the coding sequence ATGCTGTTTCGTCAAAAAATTCTTCATTTAGTAAAGAATGTGTTTATCCCAGATAATTCTTTCAATTTTCCACAAGGCAAAAACAATAGAAAGTTTTCTATAAAATGGCTAGAGACATTTTCTTGGCTttgttattctaaaaaattaaatggtgGATTTTGCTTGCCATGTGTATTATTTGGAGATGATTTTCCAACAAAGAATTACAAGGTTTCAGTGTTGTTTAAAGAACcactgaaaaattttaatgatgctTTCCCAGCCTTAAAACGCCATTGTGATCCGAACATAAATGGTTTGCATTCTCAAACGCAGAGCCTTTTTAATGATGTTATGAGGCAAGCTGCTGGTGATACAAAACCTATTTATGATATCATAGATCAAAACACCCTTGCAGAGATAtctgagaataaaaaaaaacttgggcCAATAATTGatactattattttatgtgGCCGTCATAGACTTGCTCTAAGAGGTCATAATGATGACTCTCAGAATCACTCAGAAGTTGGGCAATATAGTACCTCTTGTAATGTTGGAAACTTCATGGAGATTCTTAATTATCGTGTTAGAGGCGGTGATACTGAATTAGAAAATCATCTTAAAAACCACAAGAAAAATGCATCATATCTTTCAAAAACTATGCAGAATGAAATAATATTCTGTTGTGGTGAGATAATTTCTGATAAAATTGTTTCCAATATAAAGACtgccaaatttttttctattttatcagATGAAGCCATTGATGTTTCAAACAAATCACAAATGTCTTTAGTGTTGCGTTATGTTGACAGTGGTAATAACATTGTTGAAgactttgttaaatttatacACAACGACAATGGTTTAGATGGGGAAAGTTTATCTGTTAACATTTTAGACACCATCGAGGCCAAGGTTATGATGGTGCTGGAGCTGTAG
- the LOC136087329 gene encoding uncharacterized protein LOC136087329, whose protein sequence is MNAKCGSGKPTRKRTHNIITRHESERYAGQPNELPVSDLPMYKQIIQYAYKVEKEMITTKKIDSPAIVLKVSEEILKIWKKVNPNLPLMKEKPLRNKLQRTFQKVTAAERSKASKHKNSVCWLENNLLKLFDISTCRSELPLLNCDDRNVRCKGCTNKHYVCLCEESKQVPVLEREYLKDQKVKQGSFGTWQIGKIDKKETAKIVRKRSKEKNNLISDIALHSDNDCISETYDVEIDNNDENQNHEFFAKPLCKKNYTDLTNIAKAAIRFEVSDAATSAIATATLIDYQIITQNDRSQIITEKKIFDTKKRVSTMISEKHSSEVFHLKVIGVDSKNDKNTLAHILGYDHYAEPIIKRTVKDEHHLTFTAESGPFSKKYLTHIEIKNGTGITMATETLKILEKYNSISSLEAIVLDNTSANTGVDNGLVVTLERLLNRRIHLIGCVLHQNELPLRHVIAEVDGKSNDPKKYKGPIGQKASASDLHNLPIVDFVPIHSEIDSYVNSNILSDLSTDQRKLNEYCIGISKGFISPKYSIKKPGPVYHARWLTLALRIMMVYARVKNPTDKLCTITKYIVQVYCPMWFAHKRSDLYKDAPRLLHKTIELVKNVRQTIYNKLFFKIFKETLIAVFKKTFYILCCKMMKKI, encoded by the exons atgaatgcaaAATGTGGATCTGGAAAACCAACAAGAAAAAGAACGCATAATATTATAACTAGACATGAAAGTGAAAGATATGCTGGGCAACCAAACGAACTACCTGTTAGTGACCTTCCAATGTATAAACAGATTATTCAATATGCTTATAAAGTCGAAAAAGAAATgattacaactaaaaaaattgattctcCTGccatagttttaaaagtaagtgaagaaattttaaaaatttggaaaaaagtgAATCCAAATCTTCCACTAATGAAGGAGAAACCTCTAAGAAATAAGTTAcaaagaacatttcaaaaagtaaCTGCAGCTGAACGATCTAAAgcttcaaaacataaaaacagtGTTTGTTGGTTGGAAAATaaccttttaaagttatttgatataTCAACATGCAGATCTGAACTTCCTCTTTTAAATTGTGATGACAG AAACGTTCGATGCAAGGGTTGCACTAACAAGCACTATGTATGTCTCTGTGAAGAAAGCAAACag gtTCCAGTTCTAGAACGAGAGTATTTAAAGGATCAGAAAGTTAAGCAAGGGTCCTTTGGAACCTGGCAGATAGGCAAAATTGATAAGAAAGAGACAGCCAAGATCGTAAGAAAAAGAAGTAAggagaaaaataatttaataagtgaCATTGCACTTCACTCAGATAATGATTGTATCAGTGAAACTTATGATGTAGAAATAGATAACAATGATGAAAATCAGAATCATGAGTTTTTTGCAAAACCactgtgtaaaaaaaattatacagatTTAACTAACATTGCCAAAGCTGCTATCAGGTTCGAAGTTAGTGATGCTGCAACATCTGCCATAGCAACTGCTACCTTGATAGACTATCAAATTATAACTCAGAACGACAGATCACAAATTATCActgaaaaaaagatatttgacaCTAAAAAGCGTGTTTCAACCATGATTAGTGAAAAACATAGTTCAgaagtttttcatttgaaaGTCATTGGAGTAGATAgtaaaaacgataaaaatacACTAGCACATATATTAGGATATGATCATTATGCAGAACCTATTATTAAAAGAACAGTAAAGGATGAACATCACTTAACTTTTACTGCAGAAAGTGGACCTTTTtctaagaaatatttaactcacattgaaataaaaaatggaacaGGAATTACAATGGCAACCGAAACACTAAAAATACTCGAAAAATACAACAGCATTAGTAGTTTGGAAGCCATTGTTCTAGATAATACTTCTGCTAATACTGGTGTAGATAATGGCTTAGTTGTGACATTAGAAAGGCTTTTAAACCGACGAATCCATTTGATAGGATGTGTACTTCACCAAAATGAGTTACCACTTCGCCATGTCATAGCTGAAGTAGATGGTAAAAGTAACGATCCAAAGAAATATAAGGGCCCTATTGGTCAAAAAGCTTCGGCAAGTGATTTGCATAACTTACCAATAGTTGATTTTGTTCCAATTCATTCAGAAATTGATTCCTACGTAAACTCTAATATTTTATCTGATCTTAGTACGGATCAACGTAAACTTAATGAATACTGTATTGGAATATCTAAAGGCTTTATATCTCCAaaatactcaataaaaaaaccaGGACCTGTTTACCATGCCAGATGGTTAACTCTAGCTTTAAGAATAATGATGGTTTATGCAAGAGTGAAGAATCCTACAGATAAGTTGTGTACAATTACAAAGTATATAGTCCAAGTATATTGCCCCATGTGGTTTGCCCATAAAAGGTCTGATCTTTATAAAGATGCTCCTAGACTTCTTCATAAGACAATTGAGCTTGTTAAAAATGTCAGGCAGACAATAtacaacaaattgtttttcaaaatcttcaaGGAAACTCTTATTGCTGTCttcaagaaaactttttatattctatGCTGCAAGATGATGAAAAAGATATAA